The Planctomycetaceae bacterium genome has a window encoding:
- a CDS encoding Gfo/Idh/MocA family oxidoreductase, whose translation MPDPTRPILIAGLGSIGRRHLRNLQSLGHRNIVLYRSGKSTMADDELSALPTVHDLAAGLAKRPQAVIVSNPTSLHLPVALQAAQAGCHLLIEKPLSHSPEGVDALSQVVRANRLAVLVGFQFLFHPGLIQLRAWLKDGAIGAVVSAQAHWGEYLPQWHPWEDYRDSYSARADLGGGVTLTLCHPFNYLHWMLGEVESVAASARSDVLDTDTEDVCMASLRFAGGAVASVYLDYLQRPTAHWLTIVGREGTLAWDNADGTARLYRAGPQSWTTHAVPEGFERNTMFLDEMKHFLLCIDGAQSPRCGLDDGIAALKIALAVKEAAQQRRDVHV comes from the coding sequence TTGCCTGATCCCACACGCCCTATCCTGATTGCCGGCCTGGGCAGCATCGGCCGGCGCCATCTGCGGAATCTCCAGTCGCTGGGACATCGCAACATCGTGCTCTACCGTAGCGGCAAGAGCACGATGGCCGACGATGAATTGTCTGCCCTGCCGACGGTACACGACCTGGCCGCAGGCCTTGCCAAGCGTCCGCAGGCGGTCATCGTCAGCAACCCCACTTCACTGCATCTTCCCGTGGCGCTTCAGGCGGCCCAGGCGGGCTGCCATCTGTTGATTGAAAAGCCCCTCTCGCATTCGCCGGAAGGGGTCGACGCGTTGTCGCAGGTCGTGCGGGCCAATCGACTGGCCGTGCTGGTCGGCTTTCAGTTTCTGTTCCACCCCGGTCTGATCCAACTCCGGGCATGGCTCAAGGACGGCGCGATCGGCGCGGTGGTGTCGGCCCAGGCGCATTGGGGCGAGTATCTGCCGCAGTGGCATCCGTGGGAAGACTACCGCGACAGCTACAGCGCGCGGGCCGACCTGGGCGGCGGCGTTACGCTGACCCTGTGCCACCCGTTCAATTATCTGCACTGGATGCTGGGCGAAGTGGAATCGGTTGCAGCTTCGGCGCGATCCGACGTGCTTGATACCGATACCGAGGACGTCTGTATGGCGTCGCTGCGTTTCGCCGGCGGGGCCGTGGCGAGTGTATACCTGGACTATCTCCAGCGGCCGACCGCGCACTGGCTGACGATCGTCGGGCGCGAGGGCACGCTGGCTTGGGACAACGCGGATGGCACGGCGCGGTTGTATCGCGCAGGACCCCAGAGCTGGACGACGCATGCCGTCCCAGAAGGCTTCGAGCGAAACACGATGTTCCTCGACGAAATGAAGCATTTTCTGCTATGCATCGATGGCGCCCAGAGCCCCCGCTGCGGTCTGGACGACGGCATTGCGGCGCTGAAGATCGCCTTGGCTGTCAAAGAGGCCGCACAACAGAGGAGAGACGTGCATGTCTAA
- a CDS encoding HAD family hydrolase, producing MEPFVGRGPGMSKASAADLEAASRRVKLICVDVDGTLTDGGMYYSAQGEELKRFDTRDAMGLLLLRKAGIAVAICTSENSPIVAARARKLQIEDCLLGVKDKVTAVAALLAQHGLDWPQLAYVGDDVNDQAVLAQAGLSACPADAPGKTATQVMYVCTRLGGHGAVREVCELILTALHTQPKAAAETPGT from the coding sequence GTGGAACCGTTCGTCGGGCGAGGCCCGGGCATGAGCAAGGCCTCGGCGGCGGATCTCGAAGCAGCCTCGCGGCGCGTGAAGCTCATCTGCGTCGATGTGGACGGTACGCTCACCGACGGCGGGATGTACTACTCCGCCCAAGGCGAAGAGCTCAAACGATTCGATACCCGCGATGCCATGGGCCTGCTGCTGCTGCGCAAGGCCGGAATCGCCGTGGCGATCTGCACCAGCGAGAACAGCCCCATTGTGGCCGCCCGCGCGCGAAAGCTCCAGATCGAAGACTGCCTGCTGGGCGTCAAGGATAAAGTCACTGCCGTCGCAGCGCTGCTGGCGCAGCACGGGCTGGATTGGCCGCAGCTCGCTTACGTAGGCGACGATGTCAACGATCAGGCGGTGCTCGCCCAGGCGGGGCTTTCCGCCTGCCCCGCCGATGCGCCGGGCAAGACCGCCACGCAGGTCATGTACGTCTGCACCCGCCTGGGAGGCCACGGCGCCGTGCGAGAAGTGTGCGAACTGATCCTGACGGCGCTGCACACGCAGCCCAAGGCCGCCGCCGAGACTCCCGGAACCTAA
- a CDS encoding N-acetylneuraminate synthase family protein yields the protein MTVQKRIPKVVAEIGGNHRGSVETAKEMIMMAAQFCKVDVVKFQKRCIKECLTPQEYNAPHPNPANSYGDTYGKHREFLEFDVAIHRDLKAVCESYGVIYSSSVWDLTSAREIISLDPKLIKVPSACNTWDDLLAMLCQEYSGEIHIALGMTTRKEEEHIVDFINRHDRLKDTVVYHCTSGYPVPFENLYLQEIQRLIETYGGTVKAIGYSGHHNGIGADIAAFTLGADWVERHFTLDRTWKGTDHAASLEPDGMRRVVRNNRQIADALQRRPVDIAPIELPQRKKLKWNRSSGEARA from the coding sequence ATGACGGTACAAAAACGTATTCCGAAGGTTGTGGCAGAGATCGGGGGGAATCATCGCGGCAGCGTCGAGACGGCCAAAGAGATGATCATGATGGCCGCCCAGTTCTGCAAGGTCGATGTCGTGAAGTTCCAGAAGCGATGCATCAAGGAATGTCTGACGCCTCAGGAATACAACGCCCCGCACCCCAACCCCGCCAACAGCTATGGCGACACGTATGGCAAGCATCGCGAGTTCCTCGAGTTCGACGTGGCGATCCATCGCGACCTCAAGGCCGTCTGCGAAAGCTATGGCGTGATCTATTCCTCCAGCGTCTGGGACCTGACCAGCGCGCGGGAGATCATCTCGCTGGATCCCAAGCTCATCAAGGTGCCCTCGGCCTGCAACACCTGGGACGATCTGTTGGCGATGCTGTGCCAGGAGTACAGCGGCGAGATCCACATCGCCCTGGGCATGACGACGCGCAAGGAAGAAGAGCACATCGTCGATTTCATCAACCGTCACGATCGTCTCAAGGATACCGTGGTCTACCACTGCACGTCCGGCTATCCGGTTCCATTTGAGAACCTGTACCTGCAGGAGATCCAACGCCTCATCGAGACGTACGGCGGCACGGTCAAGGCCATCGGCTACAGCGGGCACCACAACGGTATCGGCGCCGATATCGCGGCGTTCACGCTCGGGGCCGATTGGGTTGAGCGGCACTTCACTCTCGACCGGACGTGGAAGGGCACCGATCACGCCGCCAGCCTCGAGCCCGACGGCATGCGAAGGGTCGTACGAAACAACCGCCAGATCGCCGACGCCCTTCAGCGGCGGCCGGTGGATATCGCCCCGATCGAGCTGCCCCAGCGCAAGAAGCTCAAGTGGAACCGTTCGTCGGGCGAGGCCCGGGCATGA
- a CDS encoding SIS domain-containing protein — translation MNCDERIIRQRFEESAALARLTPEHLATRIAAAADAIIAAYRSGGGVFLFGNGGSAADAQHMAGELVGRFLKNRRALKAEALTVNSSVLTALANDFGYQSVFARQLEANAKSGDVAIALSTSGNAPSVIAAMKQAKAMGLTTIALTGRGGGQSAALADILLDVPSDQTPRVQEVSTVIYHVICELVESALAVS, via the coding sequence GTGAACTGCGATGAACGAATAATCCGACAGCGGTTTGAAGAGTCCGCTGCTCTGGCTCGCCTGACGCCGGAGCACTTGGCCACGCGCATCGCCGCGGCTGCCGACGCCATCATCGCCGCCTATCGCAGCGGCGGCGGCGTGTTCCTGTTCGGCAACGGCGGATCGGCCGCCGACGCCCAGCACATGGCCGGCGAGCTGGTGGGGCGGTTCCTCAAGAACCGCCGCGCCCTCAAGGCCGAGGCGCTGACGGTCAACAGCTCGGTCCTGACGGCGTTGGCCAATGATTTCGGCTATCAGAGCGTGTTCGCGCGGCAGCTCGAGGCCAACGCCAAGAGCGGCGACGTGGCCATCGCTCTGAGCACCTCGGGCAACGCCCCGAGCGTGATCGCCGCGATGAAGCAGGCCAAGGCGATGGGCCTGACGACGATCGCCCTGACCGGCCGCGGCGGCGGTCAGTCCGCCGCCCTGGCGGACATCCTGCTGGACGTTCCGTCCGACCAGACCCCGCGCGTGCAGGAAGTCTCGACGGTTATTTATCACGTCATCTGTGAACTCGTGGAAAGCGCGTTGGCGGTATCTTAA
- a CDS encoding oligosaccharide flippase family protein — protein sequence MSTAKRIGVNTASSWIYQGTRGLMHMFLLPFLVGELGKDGYGIVALVGVLIGFSELVDLGLRAALSRTLAVHVAVKNYRRYNEVASTAMLIYLSLGVFLGGLVVVLAPQIARAFNVPAALWDQALFLLRVYGSTSMVLSFVNPVFNSTIVSNNRFDIRNGIGIVDVILTAALLFPILSVTHAGLMAYALISAGILVAMTLVRAWAAWHIWPAMRISPVYVRRDAFGELFSLGGKMFIFNLMRFISVRSDPIVISYFFSPAGVTLYTPGMSLPMMAEQVIGGFRNQLDTLATRYHSIGHKERLHALLVRGTKYTFLMGIATCVMLGVFADPIMRVWMGGKLGDDYHVAAWFMVGWSLVYLGNYAGGTQWAVLIGMNRLGFATKLSTVSGIINILASVFLAGFTPLGPLGVIVPTVVMQYIMRPIIAVHTARVAGLPVREYFRQAYAQPLWVLLVLSAVAVGLRLTVNPQTLVPLLACAAMVVLAWIPLCWWVGFDKEDKKRFGGIADGIRRKIGLSGGNGDRKPPNTPPAAVSWTGPVAEASEDSDLPR from the coding sequence GTGAGTACAGCCAAACGGATCGGCGTCAATACCGCCAGTTCATGGATATATCAAGGCACGAGGGGCTTGATGCATATGTTCTTGCTCCCGTTCCTGGTCGGGGAACTGGGCAAGGACGGTTATGGAATAGTGGCCTTGGTGGGGGTTCTAATCGGGTTTAGCGAACTGGTGGATTTGGGTCTTCGGGCGGCCCTGAGCCGCACGCTGGCGGTGCATGTCGCGGTCAAGAATTACCGCCGCTATAACGAAGTTGCCAGCACGGCGATGCTGATCTATCTGTCGCTGGGAGTGTTCCTGGGCGGACTGGTGGTGGTGCTGGCGCCGCAGATCGCCCGGGCATTCAATGTGCCGGCGGCGCTGTGGGACCAGGCCCTCTTCCTCTTGCGAGTCTACGGCAGCACGTCGATGGTGCTGTCTTTCGTCAACCCCGTGTTCAATTCCACGATCGTCAGCAACAACCGCTTTGATATTCGCAATGGCATCGGCATCGTTGATGTGATTTTGACGGCGGCGCTGCTGTTTCCGATCCTGAGCGTCACGCATGCTGGCCTGATGGCTTACGCGCTGATTTCGGCGGGCATCCTGGTCGCCATGACGCTGGTGCGGGCGTGGGCGGCTTGGCACATCTGGCCGGCCATGCGGATCAGCCCGGTCTACGTCCGGCGAGATGCTTTCGGTGAACTGTTCTCCCTCGGGGGAAAAATGTTCATCTTCAACCTGATGCGATTCATCAGCGTCCGCAGTGACCCGATCGTCATCTCGTATTTCTTTTCTCCGGCGGGCGTAACGCTGTATACCCCGGGAATGTCGCTGCCGATGATGGCTGAGCAGGTTATCGGCGGGTTCCGCAATCAGTTGGATACGCTGGCCACTCGGTACCATTCCATCGGCCACAAGGAACGGCTGCACGCGCTGCTGGTGCGCGGCACCAAATACACGTTTCTGATGGGCATAGCCACCTGCGTGATGCTCGGCGTCTTTGCCGATCCGATCATGAGAGTGTGGATGGGGGGAAAACTCGGTGATGACTATCATGTCGCTGCCTGGTTCATGGTTGGTTGGTCGCTGGTCTACCTTGGCAACTATGCCGGCGGAACGCAGTGGGCAGTCCTGATAGGTATGAATCGGCTGGGCTTCGCGACCAAGCTCAGCACCGTCTCAGGGATCATCAATATTCTAGCTTCGGTCTTCCTGGCCGGCTTTACGCCGCTGGGGCCCCTTGGCGTCATTGTCCCGACAGTGGTGATGCAGTACATCATGCGGCCGATCATCGCCGTCCATACCGCAAGGGTGGCAGGGCTTCCGGTGCGGGAGTACTTTCGACAGGCCTATGCGCAGCCGCTGTGGGTGCTGCTGGTTCTGTCGGCCGTGGCGGTTGGTCTTCGCCTGACCGTGAATCCCCAGACGCTTGTGCCGCTGCTGGCCTGCGCCGCCATGGTCGTCTTGGCGTGGATTCCCCTGTGCTGGTGGGTCGGCTTTGACAAGGAAGACAAGAAGCGATTCGGCGGCATAGCTGACGGCATTCGTCGCAAGATCGGACTGTCGGGCGGCAATGGCGATAGAAAGCCGCCGAACACCCCGCCTGCGGCCGTGTCCTGGACAGGTCCGGTCGCAGAGGCTTCCGAAGACTCCGATCTGCCCCGGTGA
- a CDS encoding glycosyltransferase family A protein yields the protein MISVVICTFNRAPLLRQAVESFLAQEAMQALDYELIVVDNNSRDDTAKVIEPFMSDPHVRYVLEPQQGLSHARNRGIAESKGDIVAFLDDDVLLDRHWLRNLDTSFNETRADIIGGRADLLLDGPAPVWMGPKFEIWLSRVDLGPVRKPVTSGIFGLNLAFRKAALEEIGGFSPAMGRTGKTLFAGEEDAAIRAVLARGGTVIYDPDVKVQHISGSRANWRYFRRSAFDRGRQSAMEFYDSARPGRFRMLKMLAGSCLSIVRQYLKAVLTLNPYKRHLIWRRIWGTVGAIRQYLQIMCGKAVSR from the coding sequence ATGATCTCGGTCGTGATCTGTACATTTAATCGGGCCCCATTGCTTCGCCAGGCGGTGGAGAGTTTTCTTGCACAGGAAGCGATGCAAGCTTTGGACTACGAACTGATCGTGGTGGACAACAACTCGCGCGATGACACCGCCAAGGTGATCGAGCCTTTCATGTCCGATCCGCATGTACGTTATGTGCTTGAGCCCCAGCAAGGGCTCTCGCATGCACGAAATCGGGGTATCGCCGAATCGAAGGGCGATATCGTTGCATTTCTCGATGACGACGTGTTGCTCGATCGACACTGGTTGCGCAACCTCGATACGTCTTTCAATGAAACGCGTGCCGATATTATTGGCGGACGGGCCGATCTGCTTCTCGATGGACCTGCCCCTGTCTGGATGGGGCCGAAATTTGAGATCTGGCTGTCGCGAGTGGACCTAGGCCCTGTTCGCAAGCCCGTTACTTCTGGGATCTTCGGTCTTAACCTTGCCTTCCGAAAGGCCGCACTTGAAGAGATTGGGGGGTTCAGCCCTGCGATGGGCCGCACCGGCAAAACGCTTTTTGCAGGGGAAGAGGACGCCGCAATCCGCGCGGTGCTGGCACGTGGGGGCACGGTGATCTACGACCCTGATGTGAAAGTGCAGCATATCTCGGGTTCTCGAGCGAATTGGCGGTACTTCAGGCGCAGCGCTTTTGATCGCGGAAGGCAATCGGCCATGGAATTTTATGATTCAGCCCGCCCCGGGCGCTTCCGAATGCTCAAGATGCTGGCGGGTTCCTGTTTGAGTATCGTCCGGCAATATCTCAAGGCCGTTTTGACACTGAACCCCTATAAGCGCCACTTGATTTGGAGAAGAATATGGGGAACAGTCGGGGCAATACGGCAATACTTGCAAATAATGTGTGGGAAAGCAGTTTCAAGGTGA
- a CDS encoding polysaccharide pyruvyl transferase family protein — MGILSKEVPVTPPLASQKRCRIYLYHGSGWGNAGDSAQMLCALERLERMIPDAEVVVAKVYAVDDTQLYRDRPIGIGISPFLHKPLPPIIRSVMALWRRIPLLGRLHSVVMWHVLSSRGRRLVWAAAIARRTGRVPLLNAKGREFVRLIASSDAVYCSGGGNLNDKWLTSELVPRCTLYRVAHALRKPLIVSGQGIGPLKSRKGEALLARSMRWARIIGCRDFSESRDLLLKLGLEQSKPVSLGDDATDLRVSPPQRIREILQAEAVTDDGKPLVAVHVRLHTFPQDFRKHESVTRYVQTLDAMIEELDCRLLFIPITYARAKAYDQDMGDAFEIFTRLKNRNRCHFICREAYSPPDMKGVVAACKLVVAFSYHAWVFGMTSGVPALGLFFGDYFRLKAEGFFAWYDRRQWAINIQSIQKESFLEMIREIMGNYDCHRRHLLDVTQEMSRSVQMPAQMLRDALQQDGSPAGC, encoded by the coding sequence ATGGGTATCTTGTCGAAGGAAGTCCCCGTAACCCCCCCGCTTGCCAGCCAGAAGCGTTGCCGGATCTATCTCTATCATGGCTCGGGATGGGGCAATGCCGGCGACAGCGCCCAGATGCTTTGCGCCCTGGAACGCCTGGAGCGAATGATACCCGATGCCGAAGTGGTGGTGGCGAAAGTCTACGCTGTTGACGATACGCAGCTCTATCGCGACCGCCCCATCGGCATCGGAATAAGCCCGTTTCTGCACAAGCCCCTGCCGCCGATCATACGGTCGGTGATGGCTTTATGGCGCCGTATCCCGCTGCTGGGGCGGCTTCATTCTGTTGTCATGTGGCATGTGCTGTCGTCTCGTGGGCGGAGGCTGGTATGGGCTGCCGCTATCGCCCGCCGCACCGGACGGGTCCCGCTCCTGAATGCCAAGGGGCGGGAGTTCGTGCGGCTTATCGCTTCCAGCGACGCCGTGTATTGTTCCGGAGGCGGCAACCTTAACGACAAATGGCTGACGAGCGAGTTGGTGCCCCGGTGTACCCTGTATCGCGTCGCGCACGCCTTGCGAAAACCCCTGATCGTCTCGGGGCAGGGTATCGGCCCGCTGAAAAGCCGCAAGGGCGAGGCCCTACTGGCCAGGAGCATGCGCTGGGCCAGGATCATCGGTTGCCGGGACTTCTCCGAGTCGCGCGACCTGCTGCTGAAGCTGGGGCTGGAACAAAGCAAGCCTGTATCGCTGGGAGATGACGCTACGGACCTGCGAGTCTCCCCCCCTCAACGCATCCGGGAGATTCTCCAGGCCGAAGCCGTCACCGACGATGGCAAGCCTCTGGTTGCAGTTCACGTGCGCTTGCATACGTTTCCGCAGGATTTTCGAAAGCATGAGTCGGTGACGCGCTATGTGCAGACGCTCGATGCCATGATCGAGGAACTGGATTGCCGGCTGCTCTTTATTCCCATCACCTACGCCAGGGCCAAAGCCTATGACCAGGATATGGGCGACGCTTTTGAGATCTTCACGCGGCTGAAAAACAGGAACAGATGTCATTTCATCTGCCGCGAAGCGTACAGCCCTCCAGACATGAAGGGCGTCGTCGCCGCCTGCAAGCTCGTTGTCGCTTTCAGTTATCACGCGTGGGTGTTCGGGATGACCTCCGGCGTGCCGGCATTGGGATTGTTCTTCGGCGACTATTTCCGCCTCAAGGCCGAAGGCTTCTTCGCCTGGTACGACCGCCGGCAGTGGGCGATCAACATCCAGTCAATCCAAAAGGAATCCTTTCTGGAGATGATCAGAGAGATCATGGGCAACTACGATTGTCACCGTCGTCACCTGCTCGATGTGACGCAGGAAATGAGCCGATCCGTGCAGATGCCGGCGCAGATGCTTCGTGACGCCTTACAGCAGGACGGCAGCCCCGCGGGTTGCTGA
- a CDS encoding Coenzyme F420 hydrogenase/dehydrogenase, beta subunit C-terminal domain, producing the protein MGLDKSADSVLSRVEAHACVGCGLCAGMFPEHWQIGCDAFGSYAARASGKDAPSQARNLQGLAVCPFGDQGEDEDTIARRLFGSVPGIQHRRETGYFIRSFAGAVADEAQRAASTSGGIITWLVQDLLKSKAVDAAVCVGPGPSPDRLFEYKIIRTAEEIEQCRKSRYYPVELSQVIPRIRSGSERVVFVGLPCFVKAIRLACLADPILNKRIAYTIGLFCGHLKTRQFAQYLSRTCGVCDDAIKTVDFRKSIPGRNAWDYAFEVKTCQGQETLSREIRSLDVVGGNWSLNFFMLDACDCCDDVLSETADVSVGDAWLPEYAQDDRGTNIVICRNPELLERIVVAAGKGALNVSPIEVERVIESQAGGLRHRRQGLAYRLYLARRRKQWMPRKRVAPSRTSLPLFNRLIQRLRMQLKRRSRKMFYRYQDDPTLDRFLRAMRPWILLHNRLYWAHKKMRRMASLARKGVKRLVGRR; encoded by the coding sequence GTGCGTCGGGTGCGGACTCTGTGCCGGGATGTTTCCCGAACATTGGCAGATCGGTTGCGACGCATTCGGCAGTTATGCGGCTCGTGCATCCGGCAAGGACGCCCCAAGCCAGGCCCGCAATCTCCAAGGCCTTGCGGTTTGTCCATTCGGAGATCAAGGCGAAGACGAGGACACGATTGCCCGCCGTCTCTTCGGAAGTGTCCCGGGGATTCAACACCGTCGCGAGACGGGATATTTCATCAGATCGTTTGCAGGGGCCGTAGCTGACGAGGCGCAGCGAGCGGCCTCAACGTCGGGCGGGATCATAACATGGCTGGTCCAGGATCTTCTCAAGAGCAAGGCTGTTGACGCCGCGGTATGTGTCGGCCCAGGCCCATCGCCGGACCGCCTGTTTGAGTACAAGATTATTCGCACGGCCGAGGAGATAGAGCAGTGCCGCAAGAGCCGCTACTATCCAGTTGAGTTGTCGCAGGTGATCCCACGGATACGATCCGGATCAGAGCGAGTGGTGTTTGTGGGCTTGCCCTGCTTTGTCAAGGCGATCCGATTGGCATGCTTGGCCGATCCAATCTTGAACAAGCGTATCGCCTATACCATCGGTCTGTTCTGCGGGCATCTGAAGACTCGCCAGTTCGCTCAGTATCTTTCGCGAACCTGCGGGGTTTGCGATGATGCCATCAAGACGGTGGATTTCCGAAAGTCCATTCCCGGGAGGAATGCCTGGGACTATGCCTTCGAGGTCAAGACATGCCAAGGGCAAGAGACGCTCTCCAGAGAGATTCGTTCCTTAGATGTTGTCGGCGGCAATTGGAGCCTGAACTTCTTCATGCTGGACGCCTGCGATTGCTGTGATGACGTTTTGTCAGAGACAGCCGACGTCTCCGTTGGAGACGCTTGGCTGCCTGAATACGCGCAGGACGATCGGGGCACGAATATCGTGATTTGTCGCAACCCGGAACTGCTGGAGCGGATCGTGGTCGCCGCGGGAAAAGGCGCCCTGAATGTCTCGCCCATTGAAGTGGAGAGGGTGATTGAGTCTCAGGCCGGTGGGCTGCGCCATAGGCGCCAGGGATTGGCATACCGGCTCTACTTGGCACGTCGCAGGAAGCAGTGGATGCCTAGGAAGCGCGTGGCGCCCTCCCGCACTTCGCTGCCGTTGTTCAACCGGTTGATCCAGCGGCTGCGCATGCAACTCAAGCGGCGCAGCCGGAAGATGTTCTACCGGTATCAGGATGATCCAACTCTGGATCGTTTCTTGCGAGCGATGCGCCCGTGGATTCTGCTGCACAACCGGTTGTATTGGGCGCACAAGAAGATGCGTAGGATGGCCAGCTTGGCACGAAAGGGCGTTAAGAGGCTCGTCGGACGCCGTTGA